The proteins below come from a single Streptomyces spongiicola genomic window:
- a CDS encoding peptidase inhibitor family I36 protein codes for MPSAFSVPSAAGARSAPPQPRLGRCGPGELCLWAKPGFTGTRHVHELSAVDIESCVPLPAAAGAQALANRTGRPVTAYQSAECAETGEFETYPGDGTWVPQTPYRVRAFRVWEN; via the coding sequence GTGCCCTCGGCGTTCTCGGTGCCCTCGGCCGCCGGGGCCCGGTCCGCGCCACCGCAGCCACGGCTCGGCCGTTGCGGCCCCGGCGAACTCTGCCTCTGGGCGAAGCCGGGCTTCACCGGTACGCGACACGTCCACGAGCTGTCCGCCGTCGACATCGAGTCCTGCGTCCCGCTCCCGGCCGCCGCCGGTGCCCAGGCCCTCGCCAACCGCACCGGGCGCCCCGTCACCGCCTACCAGTCGGCCGAGTGCGCGGAGACCGGTGAGTTCGAGACGTACCCGGGCGACGGGACCTGGGTGCCGCAGACCCCCTACCGGGTGCGGGCGTTCAGGGTGTGGGAGAACTAG